Proteins co-encoded in one Brassica oleracea var. oleracea cultivar TO1000 chromosome C4, BOL, whole genome shotgun sequence genomic window:
- the LOC106338933 gene encoding F-box/kelch-repeat protein At2g22050-like: MSIPAASNSEKPPQEDSYRPSTGLSSLPDDVVLNCLIRVPRSDDLSISCVSKTLRSLVRSPEFCRLRSRLPKKSVYLFYSFRQDPESFHWITLRRGDKTTHHDYQWDQRTCSWANLLIFSHSFMKFSSAVSVGSEIYFLHGCPWPGRNLWFFDTRSGTLQMGPSMKNARLAQEEAVGVVDGKIYVIGGSVDESQVEVFDPETQTWEFAAEEKVQCKSRFSASLEHKVYMVDSLHGRISAYTPREGISNEATESQSDKMNCFCVVENVIYACFKSSGLMWFDTKLKLWRRLVDSDGKVIFYSFNAEKMAEYEGKLAVFWSQINTDHALMKMDIRCRMIALDRVGEEIRGKIEWSGIMATCSYDITLRHCLVVSAD, encoded by the coding sequence ATGTCAATTCCAGCCGCCTCCAACTCCGAGAAGCCACCGCAAGAAGACAGTTATCGGCCATCGACAGGTCTTTCTTCATTGCCAGACGATGTTGTTTTGAACTGCTTAATCCGCGTTCCCAGAAGCGATGACCTAAGCATCTCTTGCGTCTCCAAAACCCTAAGGTCACTCGTGCGATCGCCTGAGTTCTGCCGTCTGCGATCTCGTCTCCCCAAGAAGTCCGTCTATCTCTTCTACTCTTTCCGCCAAGACCCCGAGAGTTTTCACTGGATCACTCTGCGTCGGGGCGACAAGACTACTCATCATGACTATCAGTGGGATCAGAGAACTTGTTCATGGGCGAATCTCTTGATCTTTTCTCATTCTTTTATGAAATTTTCATCTGCGGTCTCGGTGGGGTCAGAGATCTATTTCCTTCACGGATGTCCTTGGCCGGGCAGGAACCTATGGTTCTTTGATACTCGATCGGGTACTCTACAGATGGGTCCAAGCATGAAAAATGCTAGGTTGGCACAGGAAGAAGCAGTGGGAGTGGTCGATGGGAAGATATACGTAATTGGAGGAAGTGTTGATGAGAGCCAAGTGGAAGTATTCGATCCAGAAACACAAACCTGGGAGTTCGCAGCCGAGGAGAAAGTGCAATGCAAGTCGCGGTTTAGTGCGTCGCTGGAGCACAAGGTTTACATGGTGGACTCGCTACATGGGAGAATCAGTGCGTATACTCCGAGAGAAGGTATAAGCAACGAGGCGACAGAGAGTCAAAGTGATAAAATGAATTGCTTTTGTGTGGTAGAGAATGTGATATATGCTTGTTTTAAGTCGAGTGGGTTAATGTGGTTTGACACAAAGCTAAAGCTTTGGAGAAGATTGGTTGATTCTGATGGGAAGGTAATATTCTATTCCTTTAATGCTGAAAAAATGGCGGAGTACGAGGGGAAGTTAGCTGTTTTCTGGTCACAGATTAATACTGATCATGCTCTGATGAAGATGGATATTAGGTGTAGAATGATCGCATTGGATAGGGTAGGAGAGGAGATTCGTGGGAAGATTGAGTGGTCTGGTATTATGGCCACATGTTCGTATGACATTACTTTAAGACATTGTTTAGTTGTGTCTGCAGATTGA
- the LOC106342949 gene encoding uncharacterized protein At2g24330, which translates to MASSVEKDHEGTVADTGDQNDSAVVPSETVGGGEKKTTTTAKGKGLFSRIWNWIFRVKGDDFEKRLKGISKEEATIRSRMKRRSVTRRKLIRNLIAFSVFFEVIAVSYAIMSTRDEDLDWKLRSFRILPMFLLPALAFLTYSSLVSFTRMCDRRDQNTLEKLQGEMLGKIDELKERTNYFTTLDILRRFDPDPAARAAAATILASKLGADSGLKVYVGDESHLDPATGKSNDMEIKHSQGLRNRKQPNAKRSVAGTTSSTHHSDNESNHSGTSEGTTEQNQQMAFEHFNPQGYAAHDGSWISRIAALLVGEDPTQSYALICGNCHMHNGLCRKEDFEYTTYYCPHCRALNKPKHSGEQSLVPPANTVSLNPMESEVINSSSSTSERGESPVPAEIVGEAPETTELS; encoded by the exons ATGGCGTCGTCGGTAGAGAAGGATCACGAAGGCACGGTGGCTGATACCGGAGATCAGAATGATTCCGCCGTGGTACCCTCGGAGACTGTCGGCGGAGGGGAGAAGAAGACGACGACGACGGCGAAGGGCAAGGGTCTGTTCTCGCGAATCTGGAACTGGATATTTAGGGTTAAGGGAGACGACTTCGAGAAGAGGCTGAAAGGCATATCGAAGGAGGAAGCCACGATCAGATCCAGGATGAAGCGAAGATCGGTCACCAGGAGGAAGCTCATTAGGAATCTAATCGCTTTCTCCGTCTTCTTTGAG GTGATTGCTGTGAGCTATGCGATTATGTCAACTAGAGATGAAGATTTGGATTGGAAACTGAGGAGTTTCAGGATCTTGCCTATGTTTCTTTTGCCCGCTCTTGCTTTCCTTACCTATTCTTCTCTCGTTAGCTTCACCAGGATGT GTGACCGCAGAGATCAGAACACATTGGAGAAGCTTCAAGGTGAAATGCTGGGAAAGATCGATGAGTTGAAAGAGAGAACCAATTACTTCACCACGCTCGATATTCTTCGT AGGTTTGACCCTGACCCAGCTGCAAGAGCGGCTGCTGCAACTATTCTAGCATCCAAGCTGGGTGCTGATTCAGGCTTGAAAGTGTATGTAGGAGATGAATCCCACCTTGACCCCGCCACAGGCAAGAGCAATGACATGGAGATCAAACACTCGCAAGGTCTCAGGAATCGAAAACAGCCAAATGCAAAACGCAGCGTTGCTGGGACCACTTCATCAACCCACCATTCAGATAATGAGTCTAACCATTCTGGAACAAGCGAAGGCACCACAGAGCAAAACCAGCAGATGGCTTTTGAGCATTTTAACCCTCAGGGATATGCTGCTCATGATGGCAGCTGGATCTCACGTATAGCCGCTCTCCTCGTGGGTGAAGATCCAACTCAGTCATATGCACTCATCTGCGGAAACTGCCATATGCATAACG GACTTTGCCGGAAAGAGGACTTCGAGTACACTACTTACTACTGTCCTCATTGTCGGGCCCTGAACAAGCCGAAGCACTCAGGAGAGCAATCACTTGTTCCTCCTGCTAACACAGTCTCTCTGAATCCAATGGAAAGCGAAGTGATTAATAGCAGTAGCTCCACTAGTGAGCGTGGTGAGAGTCCAGTCCCTGCCGAGATTGTGGGAGAAGCTCCAGAAACGACTGAGCTGAGCTAA
- the LOC106337724 gene encoding F-box/kelch-repeat protein At2g22050-like produces the protein MSIQAASNSEKPPQEDNYQPPSSLSSLPDDVVLNCLARVPRSDDLNISCVSKTLRSLVRSPELCRLRSRLPKKSLYLFYHFHQDSKRCHWITLRRGEKMITSTHDYQVEQRSCSLAGLLTSPHFPTFYSSGVSVGSEIYFPDHGWPFPSTKVRVLDTRSGTIRMVPSMKVARWAHKKAMGVVDGKIYVIGGTYGKNQVEVLDPETQTWEFAGEEKVQCNSRFSAPLEDKVYMVDLEHGRISAYSPREGINNVATERLIEHMNCMCVVENVIYACFKRSGLMWFDTKLKVWRRLIDSGGKATLCSFNAGKMAEYEGKLAVFWTQINTNFVEKVDIRCRIIALDRVGEEIRGKIESSGSVATCSYSITLSHCLVVSD, from the coding sequence ATGTCAATTCAAGCCGCCTCCAACTCCGAGAAGCCACCGCAAGAAGATAATTATCAGCCACCGTCAAGTCTTTCTTCGTTGCCAGACGATGTTGTTTTGAACTGCTTAGCCCGCGTTCCGAGAAGCGATGACCTAAACATATCTTGTGTCTCCAAAACCCTAAGGTCACTCGTGCGTTCGCCTGAACTCTGCCGTCTCCGATCTCGTCTCCCCAAGAAGTCCCTCTATCTCTTCTATCATTTCCACCAAGACTCCAAAAGGTGTCACTGGATCACTCTGCGTCGGGGTGAGAAGATGATCACTAGTACTCATGACTATCAGGTGGAACAGAGATCTTGTTCATTGGCGGGTCTCCTGACCTCTCCTCATTTTCCTACGTTCTATTCTTCTGGCGTCTCGGTGGGATCAGAGATCTATTTCCCTGATCACGGATGGCCTTTTCCCTCCACGAAGGTTAGGGTCCTTGATACTCGATCTGGTACTATACGGATGGTTCCAAGCATGAAAGTGGCTAGGTGGGCCCATAAAAAAGCAATGGGAGTAGTCGACGGGAAGATATACGTGATTGGAGGAACTTATGGGAAAAACCAAGTGGAAGTGCTTGATCCAGAAACTCAAACCTGGGAGTTCGCAGGTGAGGAGAAAGTGCAATGCAATTCGCGGTTTAGTGCGCCGCTGGAGGACAAGGTTTACATGGTGGACTTGGAACATGGGAGAATCAGTGCGTATAGTCCGAGAGAAGGTATAAACAACGTGGCGACAGAGAGGCTAATTGAGCATATGAACTGCATGTGTGTGGTAGAGAATGTGATTTATGCTTGTTTTAAGCGGAGTGGGTTAATGTGGTTTGACACAAAGCTCAAGGTTTGGAGAAGATTGATTGATTCTGGTGGGAAGGCAACATTGTGTTCCTTTAACGCTGGAAAAATGGCGGAGTACGAGGGGAAGTTAGCGGTTTTTTGGACACAGATTAATACTAATTTTGTGGAGAAGGTGGATATTAGGTGTAGAATTATCGCATTGGATAGGGTAGGAGAAGAGATTCGTGGGAAGATCGAGAGCTCTGGTAGTGTGGCCACATGTTCGTATTCCATAACTTTAAGCCATTGTTTAGTTGTGTCTGATTGA
- the LOC106340388 gene encoding alpha/beta hydrolase domain-containing protein 17B, whose amino-acid sequence MGNVTSNVAAKLAFFPPSPATYGVSKDEETGKLMFTGVTPEKSMDVHQITTKSGNKVVATFWKDPFARFTLIYSHGNAADLGQMVELFIELRAHLRVNVMSYDYSGYGASSGKPSEVNTYHDIEAVYNCLRSEYGIKQEEMVLYGQSVGSGPTLYLASRLKRLRGVVLHSAILSGIRVLYPVKMTFWFDIYKNIERIRHVTCPVLVIHGTKDEVVNMSHGKKLWELSKDKYDPLWVKGGGHCNLESYPEYIKHLRKFINAMEKLALNNPPSKQADDEPSITKTKHNCCLRFRKK is encoded by the exons ATGGGTAATGTGACGTCAAATGTAGCTGCAAAATTAGCTTTCTTTCCACCGTCACCGGCTACGTACGGCGTAAGTAAAGACGAGGAGACAGGAAAGCTCATGTTCACCGGAGTCACGCCGGAAAAAAGCATGGACGTCCATCAAATTACCACTAAATCAGGCAACAAAGTTGTCGCTACGTTTTGGAAAGACCCATTTGCAAGATTCACTCTTATTTATTCCCATGGCAATGCTGCGGATCTCGGCCAAATGGTCGAGCTCTTCATCGAGCTCCGAGCTCATCTCCGTGTCAATGTTATGAG CTATGACTATTCAGGCTATGGAGCTTCATCAGGCAAG CCGTCTGAGGTCAATACGTACCACGATATTGAGGCTGTCTACAATTGCTTGAGGAGCGAGTACGGAATCAAGCAAGAGGAGATGGTATTGTACGGTCAGTCCGTTGGAAGTGGACCGACGTTGTACTTAGCGTCTAGATTGAAGAGACTAAGAGGGGTTGTTCTACATAGCGCCATTCTCTCTGGCATTAGAGTTTTGTATCCTGTCAAAATGACATTCTGGTTCGACATATATAAA AACATTGAAAGGATACGCCATGTGACATGCCCTGTTCTTGTCATACAT GGAACAAAAGATGAGGTCGTGAACATGTCGCATGGGAAGAAATTGTGGGAGCTTTCAAAAGACAAATACGATCCATTGTGGGTTAAAGGAGGAGGGCATTGCAACTTGGAATCATACCCTGAGTACATAAAGCACCTGCGAAAGTTCATAAACGCAATGGAGAAACTCGCTCTCAACAACCCGCCAAGCAAACAAGCAGACGACGAGCCAAGCATTACCAAAACTAAGCACAATTGTTGCTTAAGATTCAGGAAAAAGTAG
- the LOC106340389 gene encoding uncharacterized protein LOC106340389, with protein sequence MAENVGSGESESEFGSVTSSQISFLNNCPFAGVEEDTDSDGTEVLGTPISPPLTRTPILSLSTPISLDSINDEDVFRTPPENASLSSSAAESEPRARASELKPRRRGGGSKSNSPSRVSASPSLTAETVRVLEMSRVSDRKESVTEVTPLSPPSSLAAGDVRVPGKHSDLDSPSPESATEGIKVTESGGGDDYEIEIPFKEVIEALLRNNGENLDERDERVSYVDILKRYGLKFP encoded by the coding sequence ATGGCGGAAAATGTTGGAAGCGGCGAAAGCGAGAGCGAGTTCGGCAGTGTCACTTCCTCTCAGATATCTTTCCTTAATAACTGCCCCTTCGCCGGAGTGGAAGAAGACACTGACTCGGACGGCACGGAGGTTCTCGGGACCCCGATATCTCCGCCGCTTACCCGAACTCCGATCCTCTCGCTCTCGACTCCGATCAGCCTCGATTCCATCAACGATGAGGACGTGTTCCGTACTCCTCCCGAGAACGCGTCTCTCTCCTCCTCCGCAGCCGAATCCGAACCCAGAGCTAGGGCTTCGGAGCTCAAACCTCGGCGACGAGGAGGAGGTTCGAAATCGAATTCTCCGTCGCGTGTTTCTGCTTCACCGTCTCTCACGGCGGAGACTGTCAGGGTTTTGGAGATGAGTCGTGTTTCCGATCGCAAAGAATCTGTCACGGAGGTGACGCCTCTTTCTCCTCCGTCATCTCTCGCGGCCGGCGATGTTAGGGTTCCGGGAAAGCATTCCGATCTCGATTCTCCTTCTCCTGAGTCTGCAACTGAAGGAATCAAGGTCACTGAAAGTGGTGGTGGTGATGATTATGAAATTGAGATTCCCTTCAAAGAAGTTATCGAAGCTCTTCTTCGTAACAATGGAGAGAATCTCGACGAAAGAGATGAGAGAGTTAGCTACGTTGACATCCTCAAACGATATGGCCTCAAGTTCCCCTAA